One window of the Candidatus Effluviviaceae Genus I sp. genome contains the following:
- a CDS encoding CoA transferase subunit B, producing MTSEPKAQKGWSRDDMARRLAIDIPDGSYVNLGIGIPELVAKFVPEGREVIYHTENGLLGMGPPPAPGDEDPELINAGKKAVTAIPGAAYFHHADSFCMIRGRHIDLCVLGALQVSAEGDLANWTTGEPGSIPAVGGAMDLVAGVKTIYVITQHVTKAGEPKIVPSCTYPLTGRRVVNRIYTDLAVLEVRPGGLVVIDLAPGADLDYLRTQTGAPLTAGGESEAPGDARGRRA from the coding sequence ATGACGAGCGAACCCAAGGCCCAGAAAGGGTGGAGCCGGGACGACATGGCCAGGCGCCTGGCCATCGACATCCCCGACGGCTCCTACGTCAACCTGGGCATCGGCATCCCCGAACTGGTGGCCAAGTTCGTCCCCGAGGGCCGTGAGGTCATCTACCACACCGAGAACGGCCTTCTCGGCATGGGCCCGCCGCCGGCGCCTGGCGACGAGGACCCCGAGCTCATCAACGCCGGCAAGAAGGCGGTGACGGCCATCCCCGGCGCGGCGTACTTCCACCACGCCGACAGCTTCTGCATGATCCGAGGACGGCACATAGACCTCTGCGTGCTCGGCGCCCTGCAGGTGTCGGCCGAGGGAGACCTGGCCAACTGGACGACCGGCGAGCCCGGCAGCATCCCGGCCGTCGGCGGCGCGATGGACCTCGTCGCCGGCGTGAAGACCATCTACGTCATCACGCAGCACGTCACCAAGGCCGGCGAACCGAAGATCGTCCCGTCCTGCACCTACCCTCTGACCGGCAGGCGCGTCGTGAACCGCATCTACACCGACCTCGCGGTGCTCGAGGTGCGGCCGGGGGGTCTCGTCGTCATCGACCTCGCGCCGGGAGCCGACCTGGACTACCTTCGAACGCAGACGGGCGCGCCGCTCACCGCGGGCGGCGAGTCTGAGGCGCCCGGCGACGCTCGAGGTCGTCGAGCATGA
- a CDS encoding aspartate aminotransferase family protein, with protein MTPPKSRSEQLYERALKVMPGGVSRNTILRRPHPLYAARGRGCRVLDVEGVERVDFANNMASLIHGHAHPAIVEAVTAQLARGTAFTLGTEQEVEYAEHMCGRSPAFEKIRFVNSGTEAVMACLKASRAYTGRPMIAKVEGAYHGLYDYAEISETAAPATWGAPDHPASVAVARGTPQSVLDEVVVIPFNDPERAVAILNDHADRLACVLVDPVPHRVGLIPIRPEFLSALRAWTSERGVLLVFDEVITYRAGYGGVQELHDVRPDLTAMGKMIGGGFPVGALAGRREVMDVMNPLSGNPLFPHAGTFSANPITMTAGHTAMKLFDRAAVERVNALGDRARRQITEAISVAGVPACVTGAASMFRIHFKPEPPTDYRSSFATPEEAGMLKALLDHLFDSGFIMISTGTAMLSTVMTEREIDALTEAVLAGLRKIKTLRDSSA; from the coding sequence ATGACACCGCCGAAGAGCCGCAGCGAGCAGCTGTACGAACGCGCTCTCAAGGTCATGCCCGGCGGCGTCAGCCGGAACACGATCCTCCGCAGGCCTCATCCCCTCTACGCGGCGCGAGGCCGCGGCTGCCGCGTGCTCGACGTCGAGGGCGTGGAGCGCGTCGACTTCGCGAACAACATGGCGTCGCTCATCCACGGCCACGCGCACCCCGCGATCGTGGAGGCGGTGACCGCGCAGCTTGCGCGCGGCACGGCGTTCACGCTCGGCACCGAGCAGGAGGTCGAGTACGCGGAGCACATGTGCGGCCGCTCCCCCGCCTTCGAGAAGATCCGGTTCGTGAACTCCGGCACGGAGGCGGTCATGGCCTGCCTGAAGGCGTCGCGGGCCTACACGGGGCGCCCCATGATCGCGAAGGTCGAGGGCGCGTACCACGGGCTGTACGACTACGCGGAGATCAGCGAGACCGCCGCTCCCGCCACGTGGGGGGCGCCCGACCACCCCGCGAGCGTGGCCGTGGCGCGCGGAACGCCGCAGTCGGTGCTCGACGAGGTGGTCGTCATCCCGTTCAACGACCCCGAACGGGCCGTGGCCATCCTGAACGATCACGCAGACCGGCTCGCGTGCGTTCTCGTCGATCCCGTGCCGCACCGCGTCGGACTCATCCCCATCCGCCCGGAGTTCCTGTCCGCTCTCCGCGCGTGGACGAGCGAACGGGGCGTCCTGCTCGTGTTCGACGAGGTCATCACGTACAGGGCCGGCTACGGCGGCGTCCAGGAGCTGCACGACGTCCGCCCCGATCTCACCGCCATGGGGAAGATGATCGGGGGCGGGTTCCCGGTCGGCGCGCTGGCGGGACGGCGAGAGGTGATGGACGTGATGAACCCCCTCTCCGGGAACCCGCTCTTCCCGCACGCGGGCACGTTCTCCGCCAACCCGATCACGATGACGGCCGGCCACACGGCGATGAAGCTCTTCGACCGCGCGGCCGTCGAGCGCGTGAACGCGCTGGGCGACAGGGCGCGACGCCAGATCACGGAGGCGATCAGCGTCGCGGGCGTCCCGGCGTGCGTTACCGGGGCGGCATCCATGTTCCGCATTCACTTCAAGCCCGAGCCCCCGACCGACTACCGGTCCTCCTTCGCGACGCCGGAGGAGGCCGGAATGCTGAAGGCGCTCCTCGACCACCTGTTCGACAGCGGGTTCATCATGATAAGCACCGGCACGGCCATGCTCTCGACCGTGATGACGGAGCGGGAGATCGACGCGCTCACTGAAGCGG
- a CDS encoding 3-oxoacid CoA-transferase subunit A, translating to MDKQVASVADAVRDIGDGATVLIGGFGEAGSPIELIHALIDHGAGDLTVVSNNTGSGEVGLAALIRNGQVRKMICSFPRTEGSRVFPELYRAGRIELELVPQGTLAERIRAGGAGIPAFYTPSCVGTVLQEGKELRRFDGHDCVMEYGLRGDFALVRARRADRYGNLVYNKTARNFGPIMCTAAETTIVQVEEIVRPGEIDPECVVTPGIFVHRVVHVAEPAQESVLVREGRKYP from the coding sequence ATCGACAAGCAGGTGGCGTCCGTCGCCGACGCCGTGCGCGACATCGGCGACGGCGCGACGGTCCTCATCGGAGGCTTCGGCGAGGCCGGGAGCCCGATCGAGCTCATCCACGCCCTCATCGACCACGGCGCCGGGGACCTCACGGTGGTGAGCAACAACACCGGAAGCGGTGAGGTCGGCCTTGCGGCGCTCATCAGGAACGGGCAGGTCCGGAAGATGATCTGCTCCTTCCCTCGCACCGAGGGATCGAGGGTCTTCCCCGAGCTGTACCGCGCCGGCAGGATCGAGCTCGAGCTGGTCCCGCAGGGGACGCTCGCGGAGCGCATCCGAGCCGGCGGCGCGGGCATCCCCGCGTTCTACACGCCGTCGTGCGTGGGGACCGTTCTTCAGGAAGGCAAGGAGCTGCGGCGTTTCGACGGCCACGACTGCGTGATGGAGTACGGTCTGAGGGGCGACTTCGCGCTCGTGAGAGCCAGGCGGGCCGATCGCTACGGCAACCTCGTGTACAACAAGACGGCGCGCAACTTCGGGCCCATCATGTGCACGGCCGCCGAGACGACGATCGTGCAGGTGGAGGAGATCGTCCGGCCGGGCGAGATCGACCCGGAGTGCGTGGTGACGCCCGGGATCTTCGTGCATCGCGTGGTGCACGTGGCGGAGCCGGCGCAGGAGTCGGTGCTGGTGCGGGAGGGGCGGAAGTACCCATGA